The following coding sequences are from one Schizosaccharomyces osmophilus chromosome 1, complete sequence window:
- the tsr3 gene encoding SSU-rRNA maturation protein Tsr3: protein MGPRNSGKFHGKHNFKGQMPSKFPLPLAMWDFGHCNPNACSGKRLERLGCIRSLRIGQKNKGVVVTPNGKSPVSPADRVFFDNGGASVVECSWAKIDEIPFSRIGGRCERLLPYLVATNPINYGRPWRLNCAEALAACMYIVGYKDEARLLMENFKWGHAFFDVNEELLDIYADCKDADEIQIKQKQYLEDMEASYREQRNTDQGDIWTQGNLNHKPVVADNDTSSSSSDAESNEEVNAVKEPIQNSEDSQQDANEEEDDDLWRNVVRMKLKT from the exons ATGGGCCCCCGAAATTCAGGTAAATTTCACGGCAAGCACAATTTTAAAGGGCAAATGCCCTCGAAATTCCCTTTGCCTCTTGCGATGTGGGATTTCGGTCATTGCAATCCAAATGCTTGTTCCGGGAAAAGGTTAGAAAGACTTGGTTGCATACGGAGTTTGCGAATTGGTCAAAAGAATAAGGGAGTCGTGGTCAC ACCAAACGGCAAATCGCCAGTTTCACCCGCTGATCGAGTATTTTTTGACAATGGCGGTGCGAGTGTCGTCGAATGTTCTTGGGCTAAAATTGATGAAATCCccttttcaagaattgGAGGCCGTTGCGAACGACTATTACCCTATTTGGTTGCTACAAATCCTATCAATTATGGACGGCCTTGGAGGTTGAATTGCGCAGAAGCATTGGCAGCCTGTATGTATATCGTTGGGTACAAGGATGAGGCTCGATTGCTGATGGAGAATTTCAAATGGGGCCATGCTTTTTTCGATGTAAATGAAGAGCTTTTAGATATTTATGCTGATTGTAAAGACGCCGATGAGattcaaataaaacaaaaacagtATTTGGAAGATATGGAAGCATCTTATCGAGAGCAAAGAAATACAGATCAAGGGGATATTTGGACACAAGGAAATTTGAATCACAAACCAGTCGTCGCTGACAATGATACATCCAGCAGTTCCTCAGATGCAGAGAGTAATGAAGAAGTAAATGCTGTAAAGGAACCTATACAAAACTCTGAAGATTCACAACAAGAtgcaaatgaagaagaagacgatGATCTTTGGAGAAATGTTGTTCGAATGAAGctaaaaacataa
- the gga21 gene encoding Golgi localized Arf binding gamma-adaptin-like protein Gga21, which produces MLSSKVSRTLTRYIDRATDQFNLEPNLALNLEIADYINVKKGNAPREAAFTILKRINSTNPTVTYLALNLLDICVKNCGFPFHLQIGSQEFLNGFVSRFPKYPLPHMNKVQKKILEMLEEWNYMLCKSNRHSQDFSRIHDLRELMSFQGYKFPKVDEDSVAVMNPSNELRSAHELAMEDLEAHKAKLQELLRRGTPMDLAEANALMKVIAGYDKENTEDYSALASAEIESIKAKAFRVQHHLENPALVSLDEPLESAMESLKVYKNKVVRLLQTEDEDEYYVHKLITLNELLHDVLQAYGINHDFNEQPLPSSSQSSQQSNNALIRNESSLVDLLDESSQDNLNVPDNAVSFNNASVFAGFPDAFNSNKPVSNGDSVHKSFNVETTLPILKSDSLLLSAKLVSYNPASGTASYVVYLSNDSFASSVSNVTFQVAVMKSQKLQMLPLVGETTISPKQQNAAYMMMNISNIGHDQKSLRIRWRSYWTVNLNTQEASGESHLPLQI; this is translated from the exons ATGCTTTCCTCCAAAGTTAGTCGGACGTTAACAAGATACATTG ACAGAGCAACGGACCAATTTAATCTGGAGCCGAATTTGGCTTTGAATTTGGAAATCGCTGATTATATTAACGTCAAAAAGGGAAATGC ACCTAGAGAGGCAGCTTTCACCATATTGAAGCGTATCAATAGTACCAACCCGACAGTGACTTATTTGGCTTTGAAT CTTCTTGATATTTGTGTAAAAAACTGCGGCTTCCCCTTTCATTTACAAATTGGAAGCCAAGAATTTCTCAATGGATTTGTTTCGCGTTTTCCTAAATATCCCCTCCCCCATATGAATAAGGttcagaaaaagattttggaaATGCTTGAAGAATGGAATTACATGCTTTGTAAAAGCAACAGGCATAGCCAAGATTTTTCCAGAATCCATGACCTCCGCGAATTGATGTCTTTTCAAGGTTATAAATTTCCAAAGGTTGATGAGGATTCAGTTGCTGTAATGAATCCTAGTAATGAACTACGCTCCGCTCATGAGTTGGCTATGGAAGATTTGGAGGCACATAAAGCTAAGCTTCAAGAACTCCTTCGTCGAGGTACTCCAATGGACTTGGCCGAAGCTAATGCATTAATGAAAGTAATCGCTGGTTATGACAAAGAGAATACGGAAGACTACTCTGCTCTCGCCTCTGCAGAGATTGAATCCATCAAAGCTAAAGCTTTCCGTGTTCAACATCATCTCGAAAATCCAGCATTGGTGTCTCTAGATGAACCCTTAGAGTCCGCAATGGAGTCTCTGAAAGTTTATAAGAACAAAGTCGTCCGTTTATTGCAGACtgaggatgaagatgaatACTATGTTCATAAGCTTATTACATTGAATGAATTACTTCATGATGTACTACAGGCTTACGGGATCAATCATGATTTCAATGAACAACCCTTACCTAGTTCTTCACAATCATCCCAACAAAGTAATAATGCTCTCATAAGAAACGAATCTTCTTTAGTCGATCTGCTCGACGAATCTAGTCAAGATAACTTAAATGTTCCTGATAATGCTGTCTCTTTCAATAATGCCTCAGTTTTCGCTGGCTTTCCTGATGCATTCAATTCTAATAAACCAGTATCTAATGGTGATTCTGTACATAAGTCCTTTAACGTTGAAACTACTCTTCCCATTTTGAAGTCTGATTCCTTGCTACTGTCAGCTAAGTTAGTCAGTTACAATCCAGCGAGTGGTACTGCATCATATGTGGTCTATCTATCTAACGACTCTTTTGCGTCTTCTGTATCTAATGTTACTTTTCAGGTCGCTGTCATGAAATCCCAAAAACTTCAGATGCTTCCCCTTGTTGGAGAAACTACTATATCTCCAAAACAGCAAAATGCTGCCTATATGATGATGAATATTTCCAATATCGGTCATGACCAGAAATCTTTACGAATTCGCTGGCGTTCTTACTGGACTGTTAACCTCAATACTCAGGAAGCTTCTGGTGAAAGTCATCTACCTCTTCAAATCTAG
- the spo15 gene encoding mitotic and meiotic spindle pole body protein, gamma tubulin complex linker-related Spo15, whose product MSNQTPTSPSLSDSGDDDSLNTVLSPISPFAHLDLETPKPPKTKALGKHLTENNNAINQDEFSTPTARPEKGRRVLSEGEAPLQSESEETHQLTPRSPGSTSNTSWMLTRGGLFDSPIYDLKSVTQNSNLIADLRAVRSKLATLEHENGLLSMQLMSESNREGWEKDPSDIDALASSEDYQYFQKKVSELESTLSSKQSEAYELSRQLLNVTQRLDQREKEYETVVQDVKMMKDKVDHDQVSNSDLRAEQERLQRLLVSSNNTIGSLRQAETSLRSQCKDLEERMSALNESNSNKDEIKAYEEKLQDLSNQLKSKEHIIETLREDNQSFKGASTDNSELAEKNRKLEKILRSSISSLKESKEDSTSMQKKIRDLEGRSSDLQSKLKALEDETGEFDSVKRHLQASLEESNHKLLEKTKNLTNANQQLQGLEARITDTNNNLSSITYERDQNSLEIKDLHNRITELQNLVTSSSKSLEMSQSTTAQKEDECSKLNSLLEKKERLISESENELISTNQYIDTLKDQVAKYEDNIENLTSELNERRNVINKLGDEYKSLSVSRDEERAEKEHAQKAVGDVQELCKAFQDRLKESTVNMRNMEKLLEESQSTNIHEADDLKEELNEIKSSLNEKDSYIHHLNEQIASLETDFSDLQVKNEAQKQSHESLKTSFAELQKKLKYSQEVNNDMESQIKTLRDSLSKLDETEGSLKRLEEHNQNLSDQLNGYKNQVEEKENLSIAHEDLRKLKDNLESKLNSCQRLYDDSQSEISQLKSVNESLEAKHSTFNSSFEKISDELQNVIEMRDETYKDYFRLKECLSSLTEEYKELSVDYSALKQKFQNSEGFNNNLQLTSSKLSEESKHLKSSLQNVFSSLSETRVEMSSLTEANYRLQGELAVLRSNHEGVTNQLNSDREKFNETNGLYESLIQSATETEKSLRAEKDDNDEKVHTLEQEKEALFKEKEDLNQKACLLAEELEENIKKLSNLDAVHNSQEEEFKILKDELSEKSQSLDQTMELVKHLKEEKSTSDIEFKHIVSSKENVQEELITLKEKLVTLEQSLKDQSAEKETLSQQLMKSQDNISALEKDQESVLFEKNKLQKLKDDTEQALNSVQQSHSFLSEEHHLLRDEYRSLEDAFSKLKELNQKLIEKISYAEDSSKQLEEKNAIMDNKLLVATSQITETEAAMSQKCKEFSELQNEKDFLSQQLSEAEDLTKQHQEKNAILDNKLLDATSQITKTEAAMSQKCKEFSELQNENDFLSQQLSKAEDLTKQHEEKNAILDNKLLVVTNQIREVEAAMSQKCKEFSELQNEKDFLNQQFSDAEENISSLREVIGQCESNKKELLTKIDTLGKDNDELNSLKIAFCEAYSFLINSTKILPSVDVSASSLKDPSEIKKATSVFIKCFNDLSSMLQKKEKELHDSNQGADKLSNDLRDVKSDLDALTQCFNNTQEDYNSRENSLLTQLRELNLQVDSHSKSIENDYLELQRKDEFIDNLNQKISNLQRELEISNEEVNTQRSDSEKKQALVSELTEKVELITKEKRSLSEELTSMKEKVSDRLSATKEELHSALKDLTKKTNETKEMSIDLKNVKKQSDEHVKLIKHYQVDLRKSSNTIEQHLATIVSLKKILSENKEELEASSKETNALVQNLEAEKGRFLEDLELKRALITEQDERIESLQQSKDNSENEMATLEEEFHTLKDASKEHVQKLQDTEYKVNNLQSLLDRSNEELLFKEKQLKELQSVQESLTSVQNEFKLKCSNLSSLEDILTGTQAHNTELEGEVKRSMERIKRRDDRCDHLASKVKKLHQQLSQQHDTFFEAEQKRILQLSNLKDFVKKQDKHLKKLAQKQDELIPRSTILVYESYIKDIEKEIIILQERLNSLELSQQVPRGLFRFFGGRTNTFEPEVMEVFKRQLGKLQNIVGPKFSDKFKEDLDHCIIDEKNRQAAYFDYKQKADHLAECLQALQYALDREINFKKSLALWKTACYDGLKKYYPEVQFEKLLDGSHDNEEVRRPSLRSVFLCVMSLQRLRCLGENHSYYGKTIKSIAY is encoded by the coding sequence ATGTCGAATCAGACGCCCACGTCTCCTTCACTCTCTGATTCGGGGGATGATGATTCTCTTAACACTGTTTTAAGTCCAATATCTCCTTTTGCACATCTAGATTTGGAAACTCCAAAGCCtccgaaaacaaaagctttgGGTAAACATCTGACGGAAAACAACAATGCCATTAATCAAGACGAGTTCTCTACCCCCACTGCTCGCccagaaaaaggaagaagggTATTGAGCGAAGGAGAGGCCCCTCTACAAAGTGAATCTGAAGAAACTCATCAATTAACCCCGCGAAGTCCAGGTTCTACCTCTAATACTAGCTGGATGCTAACGCGAGGAGGATTGTTTGATAGTCCTATTTATGATCTAAAGTCTGTCACACAAAATTCCAACTTAATCGCTGATCTAAGGGCGGTCCGATCAAAGTTGGCGACCTTAGAGCATGAAAATGGACTCCTTTCAATGCAATTAATGTCAGAATCAAACCGTGAAGGTTGGGAAAAGGATCCTTCGGACATAGATGCTTTAGCGTCTAGTGAAGATTatcaatattttcaaaagaaggtttCAGAATTAGAATCAACCTTGTCATCTAAGCAATCTGAAGCTTATGAGTTGTCAAGACAGCTCTTAAATGTCACGCAAAGGCTTGACCAAAGGGAAAAGGAATATGAGACTGTAGTTCAAGATgtgaaaatgatgaaggatAAGGTGGATCACGATCAAGTCTCAAATTCTGACCTTCGCGCTGAGCAAGAAAGACTACAAAGACTATTAGTCAGTTCGAATAATACGATTGGGTCCTTGAGACAGGCAGAAACTAGCTTACGTAGCCAGTGCAAAGatttagaagaaagaatgtcAGCTTTGAACGAATCAAATTCCAATAAGGATGAAATCAAAGCTTATGAAGAGAAGTTGCAGGATCTTTCCAATCAACTCAAATCAAAGGAACATATCATTGAAACTTTGAGAGAAGACAATCAATCGTTCAAGGGTGCTTCCACGGACAATTCTGAACTTGCCGagaaaaacagaaaattagaaaagatCCTCAGAAGCTCTATTTCTAGTTTAAAAGAATCGAAAGAAGACAGTACGAGtatgcaaaagaaaattcgtGATTTGGAAGGTCGTTCTAGCGATTTGCAATCTAAACTAAAAGCTCTGGAGGATGAGACAGGCGAATTTGATTCTGTTAAGCGACATCTTCAAGCTAGCTTAGAAGAATCGAACCACaagcttttggaaaagactAAGAATTTAACTAATGCGAATCAACAACTTCAGGGACTTGAAGCTCGTATTACGGATACCAATAATAACCTCAGTTCGATCACATATGAGCGCGATCAAAATTCTTTGGAGATCAAGGATTTGCACAACAGGATTACAGAATTGCAGAACTTGGTTACTTCCTCTTCCAAGTCTCTAGAAATGAGTCAAAGTACTACAGCGCAGAAAGAGGATGAGTGTTCTAAACTAAATTCGTTGcttgagaaaaaagaacgcTTAATATCTGAATCTGAGAATGAACTTATAAGTACAAATCAGTATATTGATACGTTGAAAGATCAAGTTGCTAAGTACGAGGACAACATCGAAAATTTAACTTCAGAGTTGaacgaaagaagaaacgtTATAAACAAGCTTGGGGATGAATATAAAAGTTTAAGTGTATCTAGAGATGAAGAACGAGCTGAGAAGGAACATGCTCAGAAGGCAGTTGGAGATGTCCAAGAACTATGTAAGGCATTTCAAGATAGATTAAAGGAATCAACCGTAAATATGCGGAACATGGAAAAGCTGCTGGAAGAATCTCAAAGTACAAATATACATGAGGCTGATGATCTCAAAGAAGAACTAAATGAGATAAAATCATCTCTAAACGAAAAAGATTCTTACATTCATCATCTGAATGAACAAATTGCGTCTTTGGAGACAGACTTTAGTGACCTTCAAGTCAAAAATGAAGCGCAAAAACAGAGTCATGAGTCTCTAAAGACAAGTTTTGCAGAGTTacagaagaaattgaagtaCTCACAAGAAGTGAATAATGACATGGAAAGTCAAATCAAAACTCTTAGGGACTCTTTGTCCAAGCTAGACGAGACCGAAGGTTCTCTCAAAAGACTTGAAGAGCATAATCAGAATTTAAGTGATCAACTGAATGGTTACAAGAATCAAGtagaagagaaagaaaacttaaGCATTGCCCATGAAGATTTAAGAAAGTTGAAGGATAATCTTGAAAGTAAGCTTAATTCCTGCCAAAGATTATATGATGATTCACAGTCTGAAATATCTCAGTTGAAGTCTGTGAATGAATCTTTAGAGGCTAAGCACTCTACATTTAACtcttctttcgaaaaaatTTCAGATGAATTGCAAAATGTAATAGAAATGAGAGATGAAACTTACAAAGACTATTTCCGGCTTAAGGAATGCTTGTCATCTTTGACAGAAGAATATAAGGAGCTTTCAGTTGACTATTCGGCATTGAAGcagaaatttcaaaattctGAGGGGTTTAATAATAATCTTCAGCTTACATCCTCTAAACTTTCTGAGGAGAGTAAGCACCTCAAATCTTCTCTTCAAAATGTTTTCTCTTCCCTTTCGGAAACTAGAGTAGAGATGAGTTCTTTGACTGAGGCTAATTATAGACTTCAAGGTGAGTTAGCTGTGTTGCGAAGCAATCATGAAGGCGTTACTAATCAGCTTAATTCTGATCGAGAGAAGTTTAATGAAACTAATGGTCTGTACGAGTCCTTAATACAATCGGCTACAGAAACAGAGAAAAGCTTACGAGCCGAAAAAGACgataatgatgaaaaggttCACACAttagaacaagaaaaggaagctttgtttaaagaaaaagaagatttaaACCAGAAAGCATGCTTGCTGGCagaagaacttgaagagAATATAAAGAAGTTGTCTAACTTGGATGCTGTACACAACTCACAAGAGGAAGAATTTaagattttaaaagatgAGCTATCTGAAAAATCGCAAAGTCTTGACCAGACTATGGAGTTGGTAAAGCATCTCAAGGAGGAGAAGTCTACGAGTGACATAGAGTTCAAACATATCGTGTcttcgaaagaaaatgtgCAAGAAGAACTAATtactttgaaagaaaaattggtAACCTTAGAGCAGTCCTTGAAAGATCAAAGTGCTGAGAAGGAAACTTTAAGTCAACAGCTCATGAAATCCCAAGATAATATTTCTGCCCTAGAGAAAGATCAAGAAAGTGTATTGTTTGAGAAGAATAAACTTCAAAAGCTTAAAGATGATACTGAGCAGGCCCTTAATTCTGTCCAACAAtctcattcttttctatctGAAGAACATCATTTACTACGCGATGAATACCGATCTTTGGAGGATGCTTTTTCTaagttgaaagaattgaatcaGAAGttgatagaaaaaattagcTACGCTGAAGACTCAAGTAAACagcttgaagaaaagaatgccATTATGGATAATAAACTTTTGGTTGCTACAAGTCAAATAACGGAGACAGAAGCTGCGATGTCACAGAAATGCAAAGAATTTTCTGAGCTGCAGaacgaaaaagatttcCTTAGTCAACAGCTCTCTGAGgctgaagatttgactaAACAacatcaagaaaagaatgccATTTTGGATAATAAACTTTTGGATGCTACAAGTCAAATAACGAAGACGGAAGCTGCGATGTCACAGAAATGCAAAGAATTTTCTGAGTTGCAGAACGAAAATGATTTCCTTAGTCAACAGCTCTCTAAGGCTGAAGATTTAACTAAACaacatgaagaaaagaatgctATTTTGGATAATAAACTTTTGGTTGTTACAAACCAAATAAGGGAGGTAGAAGCTGCGATGTCACAGAAATGCAAAGAATTTTCTGAGTtgcaaaatgaaaaagatttcctTAATCAACAGTTCTCTGAtgctgaagaaaatatttcttcACTTCGTGAAGTTATTGGTCAGTGTGAAAGTAATAAGAAGGAATTGTTGACAAAGATTGATACCCTAGGAAAAGACAATGATGAGCTGAACAGTCTGAAGATAGCATTCTGTGAAGCATATAGTTTTTTGATCAATTCAACCAAAATTCTGCCTTCAGTTGATGTTTCGGCATCAAGTCTGAAAGATCCATCAGAAATAAAGAAGGCGACTTCtgtatttataaaatgCTTTAACGATTTGAGTAGCATGTTacagaagaaagagaaagagtTACATGACAGCAATCAAGGTGCTGACAAGCTATCGAATGACTTGAGAGACGTCAAATCAGATCTGGATGCACTCACACAGTGTTTCAATAATACTCAAGAAGATTATAATTCTCGTGAAAACAGTTTGCTTACCCAGCTAAGAGAATTGAACTTGCAAGTTGATTCACACTCGAaatcaattgaaaatgattatTTGGAATTACAAAGAAAGGACGAGTTTATTGATAActtaaaccaaaaaataagcaATTTGCAAAGAGAACTGGAAATCAGCAACGAGGAAGTTAACACTCAAAGATCAGAttcagaaaagaaacaagcaCTCGTAAGCGAGTTGACTGAAAAGGTTGAACTTAtaaccaaagaaaaacgatCGCTATCAGAAGAGTTAACTAgcatgaaagaaaaagtaagcGATAGATTGTCCGCAACTAAGGAAGAGCTTCATTCTGCTCTGAAGGATCtgacaaagaaaaccaatGAAACTAAGGAAATGAGTATTGACTTGAAGAAtgtgaaaaaacaaagtgaTGAACATGTAAAATTGATTAAGCACTATCAAGTTGATTTGCGAAAATCATCGAATACGATAGAGCAGCATTTAGCAACTATTGTTTCccttaaaaaaatattatccGAAAATAAGGAAGAACTGGAAGCCTCTTCTAAGGAGACCAATGCTTTAGTTCAAAACTTAGAAGCTGagaaaggaagattttTGGAGGATTTGGAGCTAAAGCGTGCATTGATAACAGAGCAGGATGAGAGGATCGAATCCCTCCAACAATCCAAGGACAActctgaaaatgaaatggcCACATTAGAAGAGGAGTTTCATACATTGAAGGATGCTAGCAAAGAGCATGTCCAGAAATTGCAGGATACCGAGTACAAGGTAAATAATCTTCAAAGCTTACTTGATAGAAGCAATGAAGAGCTTTTATTCAAAGAGAAGCAACTTAAAGAATTACAGTCTGTTCAAGAATCATTGACTTCTGTCCAAAATGAGTTTAAATTAAAATGCAGTAATCTAAGCTCGTTAGAGGACATTTTAACAGGAACGCAAGCACATAACACAGAGCTCGAAGGAGAAGTCAAACGTTCTATGGAGAGAATTAAGAGAAGAGATGATCGTTGTGACCATTTGGCTTccaaagtaaagaaactACATCAGCAATTAAGTCAACAGCATGACACATTTTTCGAAGCCGAACAGAAGCGTATCTTGCAATTGAGCAACCTGAAGGACTTCGTAAAGAAGCAGGATAAGCACTTAAAGAAGCTTGCTCAGAAACAGGACGAATTGATTCCCAGAAGCACTATATTAGTCTACGAGTCTTATATAAAGGATattgagaaagaaattataattCTTCAAGAACGTTTGAATTCTCTAGAGTTATCGCAGCAAGTACCGAGAGGATTATTTAGGTTTTTTGGGGGAAGGACCAACACGTTCGAACCAGAAGTTATGGAAGTCTTCAAACGACAACTTGGAAAGTTACAAAACATTGTTGGCCCTAAATTTTCTGATAAGTTCAAAGAAGATTTAGATCATTGTATAATCGACGAAAAGAATCGTCAAGCTGCATATTTTGATTATAAGCAAAAGGCTGACCATTTAGCAGAATGTCTTCAAGCTTTGCAGTATGCTTTAGACAGGGAGATTAATTTTAAGAAGTCTTTGGCATTATGGAAAACGGCATGCTATGATGgtttgaaaaagtattatCCTGAAGTACAATTTGAGAAGTTGCTCGATGGTTCTCATGATAACGAAGAAGTTAGAAGGCCATCCCTGCGGTCAGTTTTCCTGTGTGTCATGTCATTACAGCGCTTAAGATGCTTAGGAGAAAATCATTCTTACTATGGAAAAACTATTAAAAGTATTGCCTATTAA